One Brevibacterium spongiae DNA segment encodes these proteins:
- a CDS encoding IS110 family transposase, translating into MTAPQPNVYAGIDTHQNTNHVGIINEVGKKLADKEFPTTSTGYQALLDFVLTFGTIIAIGIEGTASYGAGITAYLRTHNITVKEVIRPNRQTRRGGKSDPIDAYSAAKTVAADGDDLPVPKLLGGAIDGIRMLLKARTTAMKARTAATTQIIHFLTTAPAVVREQYAGLTGDDLHAALIATQPVIDDHLGIALRRLSLRIEFLTDEIDTAYDQLDALTKDVAPALAAAKGIGPVSAARLLVTAGENPERITSKAAFAALCGTSPLQASSGKTNRHRLNRGGDRQANSALYDIVKSRMSNDPRTKEYVARRIAEGKTKKESMRCLKRYVANEVYSLITDPPAVPTIDDLRPLRKSRKITLKTVAEYFSTWETTISRLERGLTRNDELADEYRKYLLETV; encoded by the coding sequence ATGACAGCACCACAACCGAATGTGTACGCCGGTATCGACACCCACCAGAACACGAACCACGTCGGCATCATCAACGAAGTCGGCAAGAAACTCGCCGACAAAGAATTCCCCACCACCAGCACCGGATACCAAGCACTGCTCGACTTCGTCCTCACCTTCGGCACCATCATCGCCATCGGTATCGAAGGCACCGCCTCCTACGGTGCCGGCATCACCGCCTACCTGCGCACACACAACATCACCGTCAAGGAAGTCATTCGTCCCAACAGACAAACCCGCCGGGGCGGGAAGTCTGACCCCATCGACGCCTACTCCGCAGCCAAGACCGTCGCCGCCGACGGCGATGACCTCCCAGTCCCCAAGCTCCTCGGCGGAGCCATCGACGGCATCCGCATGCTCTTGAAGGCCCGGACGACCGCGATGAAGGCACGCACAGCCGCCACCACACAGATCATCCATTTCCTCACCACCGCACCAGCCGTCGTCCGGGAGCAATACGCCGGACTGACCGGTGATGACCTCCACGCCGCCCTCATCGCAACCCAACCAGTCATCGATGATCACCTCGGAATAGCCCTGCGCCGGCTGTCACTGCGTATCGAGTTCCTCACCGACGAGATCGACACCGCGTACGACCAACTCGATGCCCTCACGAAAGACGTCGCCCCCGCACTAGCAGCGGCGAAGGGCATCGGCCCGGTCTCCGCTGCCAGGTTGCTAGTGACCGCGGGCGAGAACCCGGAGCGCATTACGTCGAAGGCTGCGTTCGCGGCCCTGTGCGGGACCAGTCCGTTGCAAGCCTCGTCGGGGAAAACGAATCGCCACAGGCTCAACCGGGGTGGTGACAGGCAGGCCAACAGTGCGCTGTACGACATCGTGAAGTCCAGGATGTCTAATGATCCGCGCACGAAGGAGTATGTGGCCCGTCGGATAGCAGAGGGCAAGACAAAGAAGGAAAGCATGCGGTGCCTGAAGCGATACGTCGCCAACGAGGTGTATTCCCTGATCACCGATCCACCTGCCGTGCCAACAATTGACGATCTGCGGCCGTTGCGGAAGTCGAGGAAGATAACGCTGAAGACAGTTGCCGAGTATTTCAGTACGTGGGAGACCACGATCTCACGGCTCGAACGCGGACTGACTCGCAATGACGAATTAGCTGATGAGTACCGAAAATATCTGCTCGAAACAGTTTGA
- a CDS encoding helix-turn-helix domain-containing protein: protein MTEHNHWENRAGMRAVGSTPVAGTASASGSAAVVGSAASAGSAPEDPQRAIQQSLAGVGARLRGLRQGQGRTLDEVAELSGMSTSTLSRLESGKRKPSLELLLPLAGVYGLPLDELVGTPPIGDPRIHISPRKFHDQTILPLSRGAIGVQAFKHIVDGKQTPKLGSLKTHPGFEWVYVIRGRLTLILGDRTMTLSAGEAAEFDTRTPHWFGGADENGVEYLSLFGPEGQRVHMKS from the coding sequence ATGACTGAGCACAACCATTGGGAGAATCGGGCCGGTATGCGGGCGGTGGGATCGACGCCCGTAGCAGGAACGGCATCGGCATCGGGTTCGGCTGCGGTGGTGGGATCGGCCGCGTCAGCAGGATCGGCGCCGGAGGATCCGCAGCGGGCCATCCAACAGTCATTGGCCGGAGTCGGTGCGCGACTGCGCGGTCTGCGGCAGGGGCAGGGGCGCACCCTCGACGAGGTGGCAGAGCTGTCCGGAATGTCGACGAGCACTCTGTCTCGGCTGGAGTCGGGCAAGCGCAAGCCCAGCCTCGAACTGCTGCTGCCGCTGGCCGGAGTCTACGGGCTGCCGCTCGATGAGCTGGTGGGGACTCCGCCGATCGGGGATCCGCGCATCCACATCTCGCCGAGGAAGTTCCACGATCAGACCATCCTGCCGCTCAGCCGTGGAGCCATCGGTGTGCAGGCTTTCAAGCACATCGTCGACGGGAAGCAGACGCCGAAGCTCGGTTCCCTGAAGACTCATCCCGGATTCGAATGGGTCTACGTGATCAGGGGGAGGCTCACGCTCATCCTCGGTGACCGGACCATGACCCTCAGTGCTGGCGAAGCCGCGGAGTTCGACACCCGGACTCCGCACTGGTTCGGGGGAGCGGACGAGAACGGCGTCGAATACCTCAGTCTCTTCGGCCCGGAGGGGCAGCGCGTCCATATGAAGAGCTGA